ACTAAAAATTTACTATGATGCACAAAAAAGCGAGCAAAAACTTCTTGTTCTAAATCCAGGTGCTAGCTACGGAAGTGCCAAGAGGTGGTACCCGCACTATTTTGCAGATGTTGCACTTCATTTTAAAGACGAATTTAATGTGAAGATCACTGGCTCAAAAGCTGAGCTTGAAATTTGCAATGAAATCGAGCAAATACTCTTACAAAATGGTATGAAATGTGAAAATTTAGCTGGAAAAACGAGTATAAAAGAGCTTTGTGAACTAATAGGCTCTATAAAAAATGGCATCTTTTTGACAAATGATAGTGGTCCTATGCATATCGCAGCTGCTTATAAAGTGCCACTTGTGGCTCTTTTTGGACCGACTAAATTTAAAGAGACTAGCCCATGGCAAGATGAAAGCGCAAAGATAGTGCATTTAAATTTAGAGTGTATGCCATGTATGAAGCGAGTATGTCCTATAAAAACACATGCCTGTATGAAGGAGCTTGTGCCAGAAATAGTCATCACTGAAATAGAGCTATTAAGAAAGAAATTAAATTTTTGAAATTCTAAAAATATTAAATATATACATACAAAATTAAAAATTTTAGTTTTTATTTGATTATATTTTTACTAAATATTTGACATTGGTTATCAATATAGCTATAATCACGCAAAAATTTTTACTAAAGAAGGTATTATGGAGCTAATTAAACATCACATTGATCATGTAATTATTGCGATTTTAGGCATTATGAGTTTTTTTGTACTTTGGTATACGATTGAGCGTATTATTTTTTATTCACGCGTTGATATAAAAGGCTATAAAAGTATCGAATCGCTTGAAGAGGCACTAACCAAAAATTTAACCACACTTTACATTATCTACTCAAATGCACCATATGTAGGACTTCTTGGTACAGTTGCTGGAATTATGATCACATTTTATGATATGGGTATGGCAGGCGGAATCGATACTAAAAGCATAATGGTCGGCCTCTCTCTTGCGCTAAAAGCAACTGCTTTTGGACTACTTGTGGCGATACCGACTTTGATGATTTACAATGGTTTTGTCAGAAAAGTAGATGTAATGCTAAATAGATACAAGGCTGAAAATGCGTCTAAATAAAAAAGATGGGCTAAATATTGTCCCATTTATTGATATTATGCTTGTTTTGCTTGCTATCGTGCTTAGCATTTCGACTTTTATTGCTCAAGGCAAGATAGCTATTGATCTTCCAAGTGCAAACAGTGCTGAGCAAAGCAAAGAGGACGATAAAAAGGTAAGCGTAGTAATTGATAAGGATAATAAATTTTTTATAGATGATGTAGAAATTTCTGAGAATGAACTCAAAGATAAGCTAAATGCGGTTGATATAAAGACATTGATCGAACTAAAAAGCGATAAAAATTCGAAATTTGATAGCTTTGTCAAAGTAATTGATATATTAAAAGAGAAGGGCCACGAAAATTTTGCAATCCAAACAATCTCTGAATAAAATTTCAAATTACAGCGGCTTAGCTGTTTCGCTTATAGTGCATGGAGCAGCAGTATATTTTTTGCTTTCACATGATTTTGATGAGATAAAAATAGGTGAGCAAAAACCGATAAAAATAGCTCTTAATTCATTTACTCCAGTGCCACAAGTCTCAGCACCTCAAATAGCGGAGCAAATGCTTATCCCAGAGCCAACTCCACCAGCTCCACCACCACCGCCAGAGCCACCAAAACCTGAGCCAAAGCCAGAACCAAAACCTGAACCTAAAAAGGTGGAGAAACCAAAGCGTGAAATAAAAAAGGTAGAGCCTAAAAAAGAGAAAAAAATAGAGCCTAAGCCTGAACCGGTAATTGCTCAGCCAGTGCAGCCTATTGTACCGCCAGCTAGTGTAAATACAAATTTGCCAGCCAATAACAAGTCTATCGCTGCAGCTCCAGTTCAAAATGTAACACCTGAGCTAAATTTATCAAATTCACAAGGCGATGAAG
This is a stretch of genomic DNA from Campylobacter concisus. It encodes these proteins:
- the waaF gene encoding lipopolysaccharide heptosyltransferase II; translation: MRVFIELPTWLGDAVMASGAIENLSKNAKHIVFFGSYVACELYKSHPKCEKVVIDDSKKQNSRYLSLIKTASKLGKFDIAISFRSSFASKFLLFFLKATQKFCFKKSGEGLHQVQKYLNFIKQSLNLKEISNELKIYYDAQKSEQKLLVLNPGASYGSAKRWYPHYFADVALHFKDEFNVKITGSKAELEICNEIEQILLQNGMKCENLAGKTSIKELCELIGSIKNGIFLTNDSGPMHIAAAYKVPLVALFGPTKFKETSPWQDESAKIVHLNLECMPCMKRVCPIKTHACMKELVPEIVITEIELLRKKLNF
- the exbB gene encoding TonB-system energizer ExbB, encoding MELIKHHIDHVIIAILGIMSFFVLWYTIERIIFYSRVDIKGYKSIESLEEALTKNLTTLYIIYSNAPYVGLLGTVAGIMITFYDMGMAGGIDTKSIMVGLSLALKATAFGLLVAIPTLMIYNGFVRKVDVMLNRYKAENASK
- the exbD gene encoding TonB system transport protein ExbD — its product is MRLNKKDGLNIVPFIDIMLVLLAIVLSISTFIAQGKIAIDLPSANSAEQSKEDDKKVSVVIDKDNKFFIDDVEISENELKDKLNAVDIKTLIELKSDKNSKFDSFVKVIDILKEKGHENFAIQTISE
- a CDS encoding energy transducer TonB gives rise to the protein MQSKQSLNKISNYSGLAVSLIVHGAAVYFLLSHDFDEIKIGEQKPIKIALNSFTPVPQVSAPQIAEQMLIPEPTPPAPPPPPEPPKPEPKPEPKPEPKKVEKPKREIKKVEPKKEKKIEPKPEPVIAQPVQPIVPPASVNTNLPANNKSIAAAPVQNVTPELNLSNSQGDEDFTKVIIAVKRHKSYPNNARRMKHQGVVEVRFLLKQDGSIDELKVSKSSGFESLDNGALENIQRASSEFPKPKQDRYLRFPISYTLK